From Calothrix sp. PCC 6303, a single genomic window includes:
- a CDS encoding N-acetylmuramoyl-L-alanine amidase: MKLHWLISSTFLATFMLSSPADAAKLNSWRYNTNQNQLEFDTDSAVQPQAQLIYGPTRLVIDLPNTRFDRSQLTQPVGGAIRALRIGQFDQQTTRIVVELAPGYTIDPQQVKFVPLSSNRWTVRLPKAELDNGGTNPNNIYNVVTTGSTPTTPRPNTPRPNTPQPSVVAAEAGTLIENIRSTGDGFFVRTSGSGNPNITIDRSSDKQTISVNISGAAISPRLSPQSLPQNQHGVSQINISQTEGKVRLTLRVDRNSPDWRASKSSIGGVILLPNAPLVRLPGGNTPSNPNPRPIPPVALSPATIDGIELNQTSNQLLIRSDQRLTGTGGWDRSSGLFKITIPNAKLATNVQGPKFTAGSPILRVRLQQQDGNVLIFVQPAAGIQVGQLNQLSGQLLSLDLQRNRPITPPVNPAPGLPPISRTDPQPLPVPAPNPNPQPRPRQPVGKIIVIVDPGHGGKDSGAPGLGGLLEKDVVLPIGKRVAAILEQNGINAVITRDADYFVDLKPRVALAERVNATLFVSIHANSVDRRPDVNGLEVYYYDSGYNLAEAVRKSILQSIPTIKDRGTRKARFYVLRKSSMPSILVETGYMSGREDNPRLGTKAYQDQMADAIARGILQYLRR; encoded by the coding sequence GTGAAACTACACTGGTTAATATCCAGCACTTTTTTAGCTACTTTCATGCTATCGTCACCCGCAGATGCTGCAAAGCTAAATTCATGGCGGTATAACACTAACCAAAACCAATTAGAGTTTGATACTGATAGCGCCGTACAACCCCAAGCACAACTCATATATGGTCCCACAAGATTGGTAATTGATTTACCAAATACTCGATTCGACCGTTCACAACTAACCCAACCAGTGGGTGGGGCAATTCGTGCTTTGCGAATCGGGCAGTTTGATCAACAAACTACTCGGATTGTTGTAGAACTAGCCCCTGGTTACACAATAGACCCCCAACAAGTCAAGTTTGTCCCCCTCAGTTCCAACCGTTGGACGGTTAGACTTCCCAAAGCAGAGTTAGATAATGGGGGGACAAATCCAAATAATATTTACAATGTTGTGACTACAGGTTCCACCCCTACAACCCCACGACCAAATACTCCACGACCAAATACTCCACAACCAAGCGTAGTCGCAGCAGAAGCTGGAACCCTAATTGAAAATATTAGATCCACAGGTGACGGTTTTTTTGTCCGTACTAGTGGTAGCGGTAATCCGAATATTACAATTGATCGCAGTAGCGATAAACAAACAATTAGTGTGAATATTTCCGGGGCTGCAATTTCGCCTCGACTCTCTCCCCAAAGCTTACCCCAAAATCAACATGGTGTCAGCCAAATTAATATTTCTCAAACAGAAGGTAAAGTTCGTCTAACTTTACGGGTAGACCGAAATAGCCCCGATTGGCGAGCTTCAAAAAGCAGTATTGGGGGTGTTATTTTACTCCCTAATGCTCCTTTAGTCAGGCTTCCAGGTGGAAATACTCCCTCCAATCCAAATCCCCGTCCAATCCCTCCAGTTGCCCTTTCTCCGGCAACAATTGATGGAATTGAACTCAATCAGACATCCAACCAGTTACTTATCCGTTCCGATCAAAGGTTAACTGGGACTGGTGGTTGGGATCGAAGTTCAGGATTATTCAAAATCACAATTCCCAATGCTAAATTAGCTACTAACGTCCAAGGTCCAAAATTTACCGCTGGTAGCCCGATTTTAAGAGTAAGATTACAACAGCAAGATGGAAATGTTCTGATTTTTGTCCAACCAGCCGCAGGTATCCAAGTTGGACAGCTAAATCAACTGAGTGGACAATTACTATCACTAGATCTACAACGAAATCGCCCCATTACACCACCCGTAAATCCTGCTCCTGGTTTACCACCAATATCACGTACTGATCCACAACCTTTACCAGTACCCGCTCCTAATCCTAACCCTCAGCCCCGACCTCGGCAACCAGTTGGTAAAATTATTGTGATTGTCGATCCGGGACATGGTGGTAAAGATTCTGGCGCACCCGGTCTTGGTGGATTATTAGAGAAAGATGTAGTTTTACCGATTGGAAAACGGGTGGCGGCAATCTTGGAGCAAAATGGCATTAACGCAGTGATAACACGGGATGCTGATTATTTTGTCGATTTGAAGCCTAGGGTTGCTTTAGCTGAACGCGTCAATGCCACATTATTTGTGAGTATTCATGCTAACTCGGTTGATCGCCGTCCTGATGTCAATGGCTTAGAGGTTTATTATTACGATAGCGGTTACAACTTGGCAGAAGCTGTACGCAAATCGATTTTGCAAAGTATTCCCACGATTAAAGATAGAGGCACCCGCAAAGCTAGATTTTACGTCCTGAGAAAAAGCTCGATGCCCTCGATTTTGGTGGAAACTGGTTACATGAGTGGTAGAGAAGATAACCCACGTTTGGGAACCAAAGCATATCAAGATCAAATGGCGGATGCGATCGCGCGTGGTATCCTTCAGTATCTCCGCCGTTAA
- a CDS encoding N-acetylmuramoyl-L-alanine amidase yields MKLLLPGTFLTILALSSSVDAATLQSWRFDLNQNQLEFTTDGAVQPQAQLLFNPTRLVIDLPGTRFQQKQLTKPVGGAIRSIQVRQSNQSMTRIIIELATGYTLNPNQVKFEGQSANRWRVQLPKIEVEQNNTSSSRNIYNVVTNDSKPNSPPPRVAQTTTGITQIEDFKVTGDGVFIRTSGGGKTQIRSSRSSERLTSGKLRTHQNIDISGASLSPNLTQLEATINRFGLSRLTFSQKQDTKPTVRISLEVDSEAADWRITPGGTNALVLLPQRLPDKTGSSVSQNQVNNNFPAPTTSQTSPFPGIPNSASSSDTLATIQSVDLNGDGSQLMIRGDRQLSASTNWDRASGMFQITVNNARLAPRVNGPLMDANSPILRVRLQEQQQSRSVVILVQPAAGVQIGQLNQITGQFLALELRRNRTITGGLPPLPNSRPLPGSSEPIINNPNPNPNPNFPPVPNGRLTVIIDPGHGGKDPGAVGIGGSKEKDVILPIGIRVAQILQQNGIQALMTRNSDYFVSLQGRVDMASQANANVFVSIHANSAGSSRPDVNGLETYYYDSGLALAQTVHSTILQSLNVRDRGVRKARFFVLRKSSMPSILVEVGYMTGQQDIAKLRSTEYQNQMADAIARGIILYLRQR; encoded by the coding sequence GTTCAACCCCAAGCACAACTATTGTTTAATCCCACACGCTTAGTTATTGATTTACCAGGAACCAGGTTTCAACAAAAGCAACTAACAAAACCTGTTGGTGGGGCAATTCGTTCGATTCAAGTCAGACAATCTAACCAGAGTATGACTCGAATCATCATTGAACTTGCCACTGGTTATACTCTTAATCCCAATCAAGTGAAATTTGAGGGACAGTCTGCGAATCGCTGGAGAGTACAGTTGCCCAAAATAGAGGTTGAACAAAATAATACATCCTCAAGCAGAAATATTTACAATGTTGTAACTAACGATTCTAAGCCAAACTCACCACCACCAAGGGTTGCCCAGACGACAACCGGAATTACACAAATCGAAGATTTTAAAGTAACAGGTGACGGTGTATTTATTCGGACTAGTGGTGGAGGTAAGACTCAAATACGTTCTAGCCGTAGTAGCGAACGACTTACGTCGGGCAAGCTTCGCACTCACCAAAATATCGACATTTCTGGTGCATCCCTATCACCAAATTTGACTCAATTAGAAGCAACAATTAACCGTTTTGGTCTGAGTCGGCTAACTTTTTCCCAAAAGCAGGATACAAAACCCACCGTCCGCATCTCCCTTGAGGTAGATTCTGAAGCTGCCGATTGGCGGATAACTCCTGGTGGTACAAATGCTTTAGTGCTGCTACCACAACGTTTACCTGATAAAACTGGCAGTAGTGTTAGTCAAAATCAGGTAAATAACAACTTTCCGGCACCCACCACAAGTCAAACTAGTCCGTTTCCAGGTATACCAAATTCAGCTTCTAGCAGCGATACACTAGCGACTATTCAATCGGTGGATTTAAATGGTGATGGTTCCCAATTGATGATTCGCGGTGATCGACAATTATCTGCCAGTACCAACTGGGATCGAGCATCGGGAATGTTTCAAATCACCGTTAATAATGCCCGATTAGCACCCAGGGTCAATGGTCCACTTATGGACGCTAATAGTCCAATTCTACGGGTACGACTCCAAGAACAACAACAATCGCGGAGCGTGGTGATTTTAGTCCAGCCAGCAGCAGGTGTGCAAATTGGGCAACTCAATCAAATCACAGGACAATTTTTAGCTTTGGAGTTACGGCGTAATCGTACCATCACCGGAGGATTGCCACCTTTACCAAACTCACGACCTTTGCCTGGTAGTTCTGAACCGATTATTAATAACCCTAATCCCAATCCTAATCCGAATTTCCCACCAGTTCCTAACGGTCGCTTAACTGTCATTATCGATCCAGGTCATGGTGGAAAAGACCCAGGCGCTGTGGGAATTGGTGGTAGTAAAGAAAAAGATGTAATTTTGCCCATTGGAATTAGGGTAGCGCAAATTCTCCAGCAAAACGGCATCCAAGCGTTAATGACACGCAATTCTGACTACTTTGTCAGCCTCCAAGGAAGGGTAGACATGGCAAGCCAAGCGAATGCCAATGTATTTGTCAGCATTCATGCTAACTCGGCTGGCTCAAGTCGTCCGGATGTGAACGGATTGGAAACGTATTATTACGACAGTGGACTGGCTTTAGCCCAAACAGTTCATAGTACCATACTTCAGAGTCTCAATGTAAGAGACAGAGGAGTGAGAAAAGCGCGTTTCTTCGTCTTGAGAAAAAGTTCTATGCCTTCCATTTTGGTGGAAGTAGGATACATGACTGGTCAACAGGACATAGCAAAATTGCGAAGTACCGAATATCAGAATCAGATGGCAGATGCGATCGCACGCGGCATTATCCTCTACCTTCGACAAAGATAG